In Bradyrhizobium guangdongense, the sequence CAGCCAGCGTCGCGATGACGAGATAGAGCCCCTTCAGCCGCGCCGCCGGAATGCCGAAGATCAGTCCGACCAGCGCGGTGACGATCCCTGCGAGCGGAATCGCGAAGAACACCGGGATCGGCGCGTTGTTGGAGATGTAGGCCGAGGAGAAGGCGCCGAGCAGGAAGAAGGCGGCGTGCCCGATCGAGATCTGGCCGGTGAAGCCGACCAGGATGTTGAGTCCCAGCGCCGCGATCGAGAAGATGCCGATCTGGATCAGGATGCTGAGCCAGTAGCCGCTGAAGACCTGCGGCGCCAGGCACAGCAGCGCAACGCCCGCAATCGCGAAGTTGCGGCTGGTGGTGGTCGGGAAGATCGTGGTGTCCGCGGCGTAGGAGGTGCGGAAATCACCAGCGGGAATGAGGGCAGGGCCGGCCATGGTTCAGATCCGCTCGATGTCGTGGGTGCCGAACAGGCCATAGGGCTTGATCATCAGCACGATGATGAGGACGTAGAACGGTGCGATCTCGTAAAGATTGCCCCAATGCAGGTATTCGCTGTCGACATATTGCGCGATGTTCTCGAGCAGGCCGATGATGATGCCGCCCAGTACAGCGCCGCCGACGGAATCGAGGCCGCCGAGGATCGCCGCCGGAAACACTTTGATGCCGTAGGCTGCGAGTCCCGATGATACGCCGTTCACCACGGCAACCACCACGCCTGCAACCGCCGAAACCGTCGCCGAGATTGCCCAGGCCATTGCAAACACGCTTTTCACGGAAATGCCGAGCGATTGCGCGACCTGCTGGTTGAACGCCGTGGCGCGCATCGCAAGTCCATACTTGGATGCGCGGAAGAACCAGGCCATGCCGATCATCATCGCGACCGAGACCACGAGGCTCATCACGTAGACGGTTTGGATCTGGAGGCCGAACAGACTGACCGACTGGCTCTCGAACACGCGCGGAAACGGTTGCGGGTTGACGCCGAACATCCATTTCAGCGTCGCCTGCAACACGGTGGAAAGGCCGATCGTCACCATGATCACGGAGATGATAGGTTCGCCGATCATCGGCCGCAGGATCAGGACCTGGACCGCGATGCCGAACACGAACATGAACACCAGCGTCATCGGCATGCCGATCCAGAACGGCACCTGATATTTCGCCAGCAGCGCCCAACACACCCAGGCGCCGACCAGCAGCAGTTCACCTTGCGCGAAATTGACAACCTGGGTGGCCTTGTAGATCAGCACAAACGACATCGCGACCACGCCATAGAGCGTGCCAACCACGAGACCGTTCACCAGAAGCTGGATGAGGAAGGCAGTGTTCATGTATGGTCTCCTGATGCACCCACATCGTCATTGCGAGCGCAGCGAAGCAATCCAGCATCTTTCCGCGGAGACGGTCTGGATTGCTTCGCTGCGCTCGCAATGAGGGAGTGCGCATGAGATAGCGCGGCCGCAGGCGGGGAGAGGCGAAGGGCAGCGTCGTTCGCGACGGGCACCTGTATCACTCCGCAGCCTCCGCTATGGGGCCGTGTCCGCCGAGGTCCACCACGCGCAGCGTCGTGCGCACGCGTTGCGTGGTGCCGTCCTGAAAGCGGATCACGGTGTCGACGGGGATGTCGCTGTCGCCGCGATAGATCGCGTCGATGATGCCTTCATATTTCTCGTTGATGACGCCGCGGCGCACTTTCCTTGTGCGGGTGAGCTCGCCGTCGTCGGCGTCCAGCTCCTTGTAGAGCAGCAGGAAGCGCGAGATGCGCTGCGCCGGCGGCAGCGTGGCGTTGACGGTCTCGACCTCTTTCCGAAGAAGCGCATAGACCTCGGGCCGAGACGACAAATCGCTGTAGGTCGTGAAGGAGAGCCGGTTCTTCTCGGCCCATTTCGAGATGATGGAGTAACGGATGCAGATCATCGCGGCGAGCGCATCGCGGCCCGCCCCGAGCACCACGGCCTCGGCGATATAGGGCGAGAACTTCAGCTTGTTCTCGATGAATTGCGGCGAGAAGCGTTCACCGCGCGAGGTCTCGGCGAGATCCTTGATGCGGTCGATGACGACGAGTTGCTTGTTGGCATTGAAGTAGCCCGCATCGCCCGACAGCATCCAGCCGTCCCTGATGTCAGCGACGCTGGCTTCCGGGTTCTTGTAGTAACCGAGGAACATGTTGGGGTGTCGCACCACGATCTCGCCGACGCCGTGGACATCAGGATTGTCGATGCGGATCTCGACATTGTCGGCCATCGGAACGCCTGTGGTGTCTGGATCGACCTTGCCCTCGGGATGCAGCG encodes:
- a CDS encoding branched-chain amino acid ABC transporter permease, whose translation is MNTAFLIQLLVNGLVVGTLYGVVAMSFVLIYKATQVVNFAQGELLLVGAWVCWALLAKYQVPFWIGMPMTLVFMFVFGIAVQVLILRPMIGEPIISVIMVTIGLSTVLQATLKWMFGVNPQPFPRVFESQSVSLFGLQIQTVYVMSLVVSVAMMIGMAWFFRASKYGLAMRATAFNQQVAQSLGISVKSVFAMAWAISATVSAVAGVVVAVVNGVSSGLAAYGIKVFPAAILGGLDSVGGAVLGGIIIGLLENIAQYVDSEYLHWGNLYEIAPFYVLIIVLMIKPYGLFGTHDIERI